From Armatimonadota bacterium:
CGGATGGGCGGTGCAGCCCCTCGGCGCCTTGAGGCGGCAGGTTACCACCTGCGCTACCCCTCCGACCGGAACCGTCCACCGCAACAGGATGAGCTCCGGGGCCTGCTGGAGGGCGTGGAGGCCGTGATTGCAGGCGTGGAGCCCTGGACGGCCGACCTCATGGAGGCAGCGCCGGCGCTCCGCCTCATCTGTCGATTCGGCGTCGGCTACGACTCCGTGGATCTCCAGGCTGCCACGCGCCGGGGCATCTTGGTGGCCATCACGCCTGCCACCAACCACGTGGCCGTGGCCGAGCACACCATGGGACTGATCCTGGCGGTGCTGCGGCGACTGCCGCTGCAGGATGCCCGGGCCAAGCGGGGTGAGTGGGTTCCCGAGCCTGGGCCGGAACTGCGCGGCCGGACCCTGGGTGTTGTGGGCCTGGGGCGCATCGGGCGCGAGGTGGCCGATCTGGCGCGGGCATTCGGAATGCGGGTGGTCGCCTGCGAGATCGCCCCCGACGAGGCGTTCGTCACCAGCCGGGGGATTACCCTGGTCGACCTGAGGACGTTGCTCAGGGAAGCCGATGTGGTCACGCTGCACGTTCCCCTGACTGCGGCGACCCGCAGGCTGATCGATGCGACGGCTCTTCGGACGATGAAGCGCGGCTCCTACCTTATCAACACGGCACGGGGCGGATTGGTGGATGAGGCCGCGCTGTATGACGCGCTGACCTCGGGGCACCTGGCGGGGGCGGGGCTGGACGTGACCGATCCCGAGCCTCCGGCGGATTGGCGCCTCGCCCGGCTGCCCCAGGTGGTAATGACTCCTCACGCGGCCGGTTTGAGCACCGACGCCATCGCCCGGATGGAGGAGGCAGCGGTGGAGACGACGCTGGCGGTGCTGAGAGGCGAGCTGCCGTCCAATCTCTTGAACCCCGAGGCGCATCCGGCGCAAGGGAGGTGACACCATGCCACGCCTGCACGGCATGTATCCTGCGTTGATCACTCCCTTCACTGCCGAGGGAACGATAGACGAGGACGCTTTGCGGCGTCTGGTGGCCTACCACGTGGATAAAGGCAGCGACGGGCTCTTCCTGTGCGGGTCCCTGGGCAGTGGGCCGGGGATGTCAGCGGAGGAACGGCGGAGGGTGGTCGAGGTGGCTATTGAGGCCGCGGGGGGTCGCCTTAGGACCATAGTTCACGTGGGGACCATCAACCCGGGGGAAGCGACCGACCTGGCCAGGCACGCCGAGGAGGCAGGGGCCGACGCCGTCGCCGCCGTCGCCCCCTACTACTACAGGCCCGCCTGGCCGGTGGTGCGGGCATTCTACGACCGCCTGCTGGATGTCACCGGCCTGCCGGTGTGGGCTTACAATCAGCCGGCGCACTCCCACTTTGAGTTCACCGCTGACCAGGTCCTGGAGCTGTCCG
This genomic window contains:
- a CDS encoding phosphoglycerate dehydrogenase — translated: MPRATVLVTARMFGRMGGAAPRRLEAAGYHLRYPSDRNRPPQQDELRGLLEGVEAVIAGVEPWTADLMEAAPALRLICRFGVGYDSVDLQAATRRGILVAITPATNHVAVAEHTMGLILAVLRRLPLQDARAKRGEWVPEPGPELRGRTLGVVGLGRIGREVADLARAFGMRVVACEIAPDEAFVTSRGITLVDLRTLLREADVVTLHVPLTAATRRLIDATALRTMKRGSYLINTARGGLVDEAALYDALTSGHLAGAGLDVTDPEPPADWRLARLPQVVMTPHAAGLSTDAIARMEEAAVETTLAVLRGELPSNLLNPEAHPAQGR
- a CDS encoding dihydrodipicolinate synthase family protein, encoding MPRLHGMYPALITPFTAEGTIDEDALRRLVAYHVDKGSDGLFLCGSLGSGPGMSAEERRRVVEVAIEAAGGRLRTIVHVGTINPGEATDLARHAEEAGADAVAAVAPYYYRPAWPVVRAFYDRLLDVTGLPVWAYNQPAHSHFEFTADQVLELSERGVRGYKDGGLSYYAFQQVLLRANREQLTVFTAVPSLLFAALVDGADGFIGGPNNVLPQFYNALYAAVRDGDWGRAVALERRAGEVFRLCGGPGAVSMWHALLAEFGVASGQTRLPQPPITEEVRAMAAANAARLRQIIEELGIAW